A section of the Streptomyces sp. V3I8 genome encodes:
- a CDS encoding biotin transporter BioY: MTTAVATTRPRQVLADLLPASRVRDIALVAGGAALTGLAAQIAVPVPGSPVPVTGQTFAALLVGTALGAGRGLASLALYALLGLAGLPWFAAGSSGATASFGYILGMLLAATVVGALARRGADRSMLRMAGAMLLGEAIIYAVGVPYLALAADLTTAQAVAAGLTPFLIGDAVKAALAMGLLPAAWKFVQHES, encoded by the coding sequence ATGACCACCGCCGTCGCGACCACCCGCCCGCGCCAGGTCCTCGCCGACCTCCTGCCCGCCTCCCGCGTCAGGGACATCGCACTCGTGGCGGGCGGCGCCGCGCTCACCGGCCTCGCCGCCCAGATCGCGGTACCGGTCCCCGGCTCCCCGGTGCCGGTGACGGGCCAGACCTTCGCGGCCCTCCTGGTCGGCACCGCACTCGGCGCCGGCCGCGGCCTCGCCTCCCTCGCCCTGTACGCCCTGCTGGGCCTGGCCGGTCTCCCGTGGTTCGCCGCGGGAAGCTCCGGCGCCACCGCCTCCTTCGGCTACATCCTCGGCATGCTGCTCGCGGCGACCGTGGTGGGCGCGCTCGCCCGCCGCGGCGCCGACCGCTCGATGCTCCGCATGGCGGGCGCGATGCTGCTGGGCGAGGCGATCATCTACGCGGTCGGCGTCCCGTACCTGGCCCTGGCCGCCGACCTGACGACGGCCCAGGCCGTGGCGGCGGGCCTCACCCCGTTCCTCATCGGCGACGCCGTGAAGGCCGCCCTGGCGATGGGCCTGCTCCCGGCCGCCTGGAAGTTCGTCCAGCACGAGAGCTGA
- a CDS encoding serine/threonine-protein kinase — protein sequence MTGRYRLAESIGQGGMGRVWRAADETLDRPVAVKEMRIDGMDQEDARTRRERTLREARATARIDHPNVVRVYDVVDEGERLWIVMELVDGRSLERVVAEDGPLSPRDTARIGLELAAALGQVHAGGVLHRDIKPGNVLVERRAGRIVLTDFGIAAIQDTEALTMAGMLVGSPDYMAPERVSGRPQGPPSDLWSLGATLCAALGGRSPFSRATTLATLHAVLYEEPEIPAAAGELTDTLTALLRKEPAERPALGELVTLLAPVADGSTGATAPRTVPVTAPEPQSPPAERPTPLLTRIPAPEPTEDAVPAEAAAPGTPLTPVPDPTTEAEAEAAHLDGGVGVEGGVGVENTSSEAPHEGTPELPSEGATPGHAFRAPGVRPERHPAPELSQTPVPDPAEPPEAPGPRPGGPAGPPTSTRATPVPPGEPLGPAVPSAPPRAGNRTRGRKSLVAAVGVVVAGALVGLLVPLLGGSSGDKDGASSSPSAGTGSASPTVAGTARPPSLPAGSRTEAGMYAWVPPDGWTRVVQSGAEVHYTSPDRRQEVLANASPARGDLTGQWEKTERSTRKALDYRLIRLEETTFRKRPAVVWEYTVTVKGLPWHARLLGFDEGGTSYEITTWYRPEVEDRAVGVYENIRDTFTPL from the coding sequence GTGACGGGGCGGTACCGGCTGGCCGAGAGCATCGGCCAGGGAGGGATGGGACGGGTGTGGCGCGCCGCCGACGAGACGCTCGACCGGCCGGTCGCCGTCAAGGAGATGCGCATAGACGGCATGGACCAGGAGGACGCCAGGACCCGCCGTGAACGGACCCTGCGCGAGGCCAGGGCCACCGCCCGGATCGACCACCCCAACGTGGTGCGTGTGTACGACGTGGTGGACGAGGGCGAGCGCCTGTGGATCGTGATGGAGCTGGTCGACGGCCGCTCCCTCGAACGGGTCGTGGCGGAGGACGGACCGCTGAGCCCGCGCGACACGGCCAGGATCGGGCTCGAACTGGCGGCGGCGCTCGGCCAGGTGCACGCGGGGGGCGTTCTGCACCGGGACATCAAGCCGGGCAACGTCCTGGTCGAGCGGCGGGCCGGCCGCATCGTGCTCACCGACTTCGGCATCGCCGCCATCCAGGACACGGAGGCCCTGACGATGGCCGGCATGCTGGTCGGCTCCCCCGACTACATGGCGCCGGAGCGGGTCTCCGGCCGCCCCCAGGGCCCGCCGTCCGACCTCTGGTCTCTGGGCGCCACCCTCTGCGCGGCGCTGGGCGGACGCTCCCCGTTCTCGCGTGCGACGACCCTCGCGACCCTGCACGCCGTGCTGTACGAGGAGCCCGAGATCCCCGCCGCCGCGGGGGAACTGACGGACACGCTCACGGCCCTGCTCCGCAAGGAACCGGCGGAACGTCCCGCCTTGGGGGAACTGGTCACGCTCCTGGCCCCGGTGGCGGACGGCAGCACGGGGGCGACGGCGCCGAGGACGGTTCCGGTCACCGCGCCGGAGCCGCAGTCGCCACCGGCCGAACGCCCGACGCCCCTGCTCACCCGCATCCCGGCACCGGAGCCGACGGAGGACGCCGTACCGGCGGAGGCGGCAGCACCCGGAACCCCCCTGACCCCGGTGCCGGACCCCACCACCGAAGCCGAGGCCGAGGCCGCCCACCTCGACGGCGGCGTAGGCGTCGAGGGGGGCGTCGGCGTCGAGAACACGTCCTCCGAAGCCCCGCACGAGGGCACCCCCGAGCTCCCCTCCGAGGGCGCGACCCCGGGGCACGCCTTCCGCGCACCGGGCGTCCGGCCGGAGCGGCACCCGGCACCGGAGCTGTCGCAGACCCCCGTACCGGACCCCGCGGAACCACCGGAGGCACCCGGCCCGCGGCCCGGCGGCCCCGCCGGGCCGCCCACGAGCACCCGGGCCACCCCGGTGCCGCCGGGCGAACCGCTGGGCCCCGCCGTACCGTCCGCGCCGCCCCGCGCCGGGAACCGGACGCGCGGCCGCAAGAGCCTCGTGGCCGCCGTGGGCGTGGTCGTCGCCGGGGCGCTCGTCGGCCTGCTCGTCCCGCTGCTCGGCGGCTCGTCCGGCGACAAGGACGGGGCCTCCTCGTCCCCCTCCGCCGGCACGGGCTCCGCGTCCCCGACCGTCGCGGGCACCGCACGCCCGCCGAGCCTCCCGGCCGGTTCCCGTACGGAGGCCGGCATGTACGCCTGGGTGCCGCCCGACGGCTGGACCCGGGTGGTGCAGAGCGGCGCCGAGGTGCACTACACCTCGCCCGACCGCAGGCAGGAGGTCCTGGCCAACGCGTCCCCGGCCCGCGGCGACCTGACGGGGCAGTGGGAGAAGACGGAGAGGAGCACCCGGAAGGCCCTGGACTACCGGCTGATCAGGCTGGAGGAGACCACGTTCCGCAAGAGGCCCGCCGTCGTGTGGGAGTACACGGTCACGGTCAAGGGGCTGCCCTGGCACGCCCGTCTGCTCGGCTTCGACGAGGGCGGCACGTCCTACGAGATCACCACCTGGTACCGCCCGGAGGTCGAGGACCGGGCGGTCGGCGTCTACGAGAACATCCGGGACACCTTCACTCCGCTGTGA
- a CDS encoding ribose-5-phosphate isomerase, with protein MRVYLGSDHAGFELKNHLVEWLTSAGHEPVDCGPLVYDAQDDYPPFCLRAAERAAADPEALGVVIGGSGNGEQIAANKVEGVRAALAWSVETAALGRQHNDANVVAVGARMHSEEEATKFVETFLNTPFSGDERHVRRIDMLASYETTGTLPPIPAHHPQG; from the coding sequence ATGCGCGTGTACCTCGGTTCCGACCATGCCGGTTTCGAACTCAAGAACCACCTCGTGGAGTGGCTCACGTCCGCGGGGCACGAGCCCGTCGACTGCGGGCCGCTCGTCTACGACGCCCAGGACGACTACCCGCCGTTCTGCCTGCGCGCCGCCGAGCGCGCGGCGGCCGACCCCGAGGCGCTGGGCGTCGTGATCGGCGGCTCCGGGAACGGTGAGCAGATCGCCGCGAACAAGGTCGAGGGCGTACGGGCCGCCCTCGCGTGGAGCGTGGAGACCGCCGCGCTCGGGCGGCAGCACAACGACGCGAACGTGGTGGCCGTCGGGGCGCGGATGCACTCCGAGGAGGAGGCGACGAAGTTCGTCGAGACCTTCCTGAACACGCCGTTCTCCGGCGACGAGCGGCACGTCCGCCGGATCGACATGCTGGCGTCGTACGAGACGACGGGCACCCTCCCGCCCATCCCGGCGCACCACCCGCAGGGCTGA
- a CDS encoding Fpg/Nei family DNA glycosylase gives MPEGHTIHRLAEDYLGAFGGRTVRATSPQGKFADAAALLDGTVLTEAEAHGKHLFLGFGTADWVHIHLGLFGKVGFGDAPAPPPTDTVRLRLENDTAYVDLRGPTTCTLVGDPEKQAVHDRLGPDPLRDDADPARAYARVSRSRTTIAALLMDQKVIAGVGNVYRAEVLFRHGIDPYRPGRDITRAEWDAMWADLVALMREGVRNNRIDTVRPEHEPEAMGRPPRKDDHGGEVYVYRRAHMPCHICGGEIRTAGLAARNLFWCPTCQKA, from the coding sequence GTGCCGGAAGGGCACACCATCCACCGGCTCGCCGAGGACTACCTCGGCGCATTCGGCGGCCGCACGGTCCGCGCGACCAGCCCGCAGGGCAAGTTCGCCGACGCCGCCGCCCTCCTGGACGGCACGGTCCTCACCGAGGCGGAAGCCCACGGAAAACACCTCTTCCTGGGCTTCGGGACGGCGGACTGGGTCCACATCCACCTGGGCCTCTTCGGCAAGGTCGGTTTCGGCGACGCCCCCGCGCCCCCGCCCACGGACACGGTCCGCCTCAGGCTCGAGAACGACACCGCGTACGTGGACCTGCGCGGCCCCACCACCTGCACCCTCGTCGGGGACCCGGAGAAGCAGGCGGTGCACGACCGCCTGGGCCCCGATCCGCTGCGCGACGACGCCGACCCGGCCCGCGCGTACGCACGCGTGTCCCGCAGCCGTACGACGATCGCCGCCCTCCTGATGGACCAGAAGGTCATCGCGGGCGTGGGCAACGTCTACCGCGCGGAAGTCCTCTTCCGGCACGGCATCGACCCGTACCGGCCGGGCAGGGACATCACGCGCGCCGAGTGGGACGCGATGTGGGCGGACCTGGTGGCGCTGATGCGCGAGGGGGTCCGCAACAACCGCATCGACACGGTCCGCCCGGAGCACGAGCCGGAGGCGATGGGCCGCCCGCCGCGCAAGGACGACCACGGCGGCGAGGTCTACGTGTACCGCAGGGCGCACATGCCCTGCCACATCTGCGGCGGCGAGATCCGCACCGCCGGTCTCGCCGCCCGCAACCTCTTCTGGTGCCCTACGTGTCAGAAGGCATGA
- a CDS encoding glycoside hydrolase family 64 protein: protein MHLLSPRKLTASLAVAAALGAGAVVVGPAEHASAVADTIPLTLKNTSGSGEQVYVYVIGTELASGKQGYADENGTFHAWPAGGAPPVPAPDASFAGPADGASKTVRLPKFSGRVYFSYGQKLDFRLADGGLVQPAVQNASDPNHDILFNWTEYTLNDSGLWLNSTQVDMFSAPYSVGLTAGDGSTKETGKLKPGGYQAVVNGLKSQGGGWEGLVESRGDGTPLRVLAPGHGISSGAIPAGVMDDYIDRVWSKYATDTLTVTPFKDQPDKKFQGRVNGGKMDFTDGTGAVVTSFDKPDSDSVFGCYNKLDAPNDQVRGPISRTLCAAFNRSTLLSNPEQPDADASGFYRDGVTNHYARLVHEQMQDGQAYAFAFDDVGNHESLVHDGDPKDATISLDPFE, encoded by the coding sequence ATGCATCTGCTCTCCCCCCGCAAGTTGACGGCGTCCCTGGCCGTGGCGGCCGCGCTCGGCGCCGGTGCCGTCGTCGTCGGACCGGCCGAACACGCCTCGGCCGTGGCGGACACCATCCCGCTCACCCTGAAGAACACCTCGGGCAGCGGGGAACAGGTGTACGTGTACGTGATCGGCACCGAGCTCGCCTCCGGCAAGCAGGGGTACGCCGACGAGAACGGCACCTTCCACGCCTGGCCGGCCGGTGGCGCCCCGCCGGTCCCGGCGCCCGACGCCTCGTTCGCCGGGCCCGCCGACGGCGCGTCCAAGACCGTCCGGCTGCCGAAGTTCTCCGGCCGCGTCTACTTCTCGTACGGCCAGAAGCTGGACTTCCGGCTCGCCGACGGCGGACTCGTGCAGCCCGCCGTGCAGAACGCCTCCGACCCCAACCACGACATCCTGTTCAACTGGACCGAGTACACGCTCAACGACTCCGGCCTGTGGCTGAACTCCACCCAGGTGGACATGTTCTCCGCGCCCTACTCCGTGGGCCTCACCGCCGGCGACGGCTCCACCAAGGAGACCGGCAAACTCAAGCCGGGCGGCTACCAGGCCGTCGTCAACGGGCTGAAGTCGCAGGGCGGCGGCTGGGAGGGACTGGTCGAGTCCCGCGGCGACGGCACGCCGCTGCGCGTACTGGCCCCCGGGCACGGCATCTCCTCCGGCGCCATCCCGGCCGGTGTGATGGACGACTACATCGACCGGGTGTGGTCCAAGTACGCCACCGACACCCTGACGGTGACCCCGTTCAAGGACCAGCCCGACAAGAAGTTCCAGGGCCGGGTCAACGGCGGCAAGATGGACTTCACCGACGGTACGGGTGCCGTCGTGACGTCCTTCGACAAGCCCGACTCGGACTCCGTCTTCGGCTGCTACAACAAGCTGGACGCACCCAACGACCAGGTGCGCGGCCCCATTTCACGGACCCTGTGCGCCGCGTTCAACCGGTCGACCCTGCTCAGCAACCCCGAGCAGCCCGACGCCGACGCATCCGGCTTCTACCGGGACGGCGTCACCAACCACTACGCCCGGCTGGTCCACGAGCAGATGCAGGACGGGCAGGCGTACGCCTTCGCGTTCGACGACGTCGGCAACCACGAGTCGCTGGTGCACGACGGCGACCCGAAGGACGCGACCATCTCGCTCGACCCGTTCGAGTGA
- a CDS encoding chitinase — MHRRILGLLTATGAAAALCTLTLAPTASAQKAGEETAAAFVVSQAQFDEMFPGRNSFYTYDGLTAALDAYPGFGSTGSDTVRKQEAAAFLANVSHETGGLQYVVEQNTANYPHYCDTAQPYGCPAGNDKYYGRGPVQLSWNFNYKAAGDALGIDLLNNPDLVQNDAAVAWKTGLWYWNTQSGPGTMTPHDAMVDGAGFGETIRSINGSLECDGGNPGQVQSRIDNYQRFTQLLGVEPGGNLSC; from the coding sequence GTGCACCGACGCATCCTCGGGCTGCTGACCGCCACCGGCGCGGCCGCCGCCCTCTGCACGCTCACGCTCGCCCCGACGGCCTCCGCGCAGAAGGCCGGCGAGGAAACCGCCGCCGCTTTCGTGGTCAGCCAGGCGCAGTTCGACGAGATGTTCCCCGGCCGGAACTCGTTCTACACGTACGACGGCCTCACCGCCGCACTCGACGCCTACCCCGGCTTCGGCAGCACCGGCAGCGACACCGTGAGGAAGCAGGAGGCCGCCGCCTTCCTGGCCAACGTCAGCCACGAGACCGGCGGCCTGCAGTACGTGGTGGAGCAGAACACCGCCAACTACCCGCACTACTGCGACACCGCCCAGCCCTACGGCTGCCCGGCCGGCAACGACAAGTACTACGGCCGCGGGCCCGTCCAGCTCAGCTGGAACTTCAACTACAAGGCCGCGGGCGACGCGCTCGGCATCGACCTGCTCAACAACCCGGACCTCGTGCAGAACGACGCGGCCGTCGCCTGGAAGACCGGCCTCTGGTACTGGAACACCCAGAGCGGCCCCGGCACCATGACGCCGCACGACGCCATGGTCGACGGCGCCGGGTTCGGCGAGACCATCCGCTCCATCAACGGCAGCCTGGAGTGCGACGGCGGCAACCCGGGCCAGGTCCAGAGCCGTATCGACAACTACCAGCGCTTCACGCAGCTGCTCGGCGTCGAGCCCGGCGGAAACCTGAGCTGCTGA
- a CDS encoding lytic polysaccharide monooxygenase auxiliary activity family 9 protein: MHASRKTAALIGAVLAPVVAVSLPAGSASAHGYISDPPSRQAQCAAGTVSCGDITYEPQSVEGPKGLTSCSGGNSRFSDLDDDGRGWTVTPVPKNTTFSWKLSARHSTSTWEYYAGGSRIAVFDDGGAQPGAVVNHQVDFGGLSGKQKVLAVWNVADTDNAFYACIDVNVGG, translated from the coding sequence ATGCACGCCAGCAGGAAGACGGCTGCCCTCATAGGCGCCGTGCTCGCCCCCGTCGTCGCCGTGAGCCTGCCCGCCGGGTCGGCGAGCGCCCACGGCTACATCTCGGATCCGCCCAGCCGCCAGGCGCAGTGCGCCGCGGGCACGGTGTCCTGCGGAGACATCACCTACGAGCCCCAGAGCGTCGAAGGCCCCAAGGGGCTGACCAGTTGCAGCGGCGGCAACAGCCGCTTCTCGGACCTGGACGACGACGGCAGGGGCTGGACCGTCACCCCGGTGCCGAAGAACACGACGTTCTCGTGGAAGCTCAGCGCACGGCACTCCACCAGCACCTGGGAGTACTACGCCGGCGGCTCGCGGATCGCCGTGTTCGACGACGGCGGCGCCCAGCCGGGCGCGGTGGTGAACCACCAGGTCGACTTCGGCGGCCTCAGCGGCAAGCAGAAGGTGCTGGCCGTCTGGAACGTGGCCGACACCGACAACGCCTTCTACGCCTGCATCGACGTCAACGTCGGCGGCTGA
- a CDS encoding GNAT family N-acetyltransferase, whose product MTTDLRVLRPAEWDEWYGKLELAFGGVAEPAEERALWRDLTEFDRSLGVWEGEECVGTAGAFTFRVTVPGGAAVRAAGVTMVSVAPTHRRRGVLASMMRRQLDDVRSWGEPLAVLTASEPAIYGRFGYGIATHQMRAEIDTARVRLAVPDGTDDVRLRLVDPQAPDVRDACEALYARRVPTRPGMLERRPGWERLPLLQPDGGGGRSTSPLQCVLARRDGEVVGYARYYNRPDWDAAGPKGTVELRDLEALDPAAYAALWRHLFDIDLTSSVKTYNRPVDDAWLHLVSDNRRCAVTSRDSLHVRLVEVGAALEARTYQAPLDLVLDVEDAFCPWNEGRWRLTGDAKGASCTRTTDSPDVRLSVRELGAAYLGGVSLASLAAAGRVRELRQGALAEASLGFASVVAPWLPHGF is encoded by the coding sequence ATGACGACAGACTTGCGTGTGCTGCGTCCGGCGGAGTGGGACGAGTGGTACGGGAAACTGGAGCTGGCCTTCGGCGGGGTCGCGGAGCCCGCCGAGGAGCGGGCCCTGTGGCGCGACCTCACGGAGTTCGACCGTTCCCTCGGGGTCTGGGAGGGGGAGGAGTGCGTGGGCACGGCCGGCGCGTTCACCTTCCGGGTCACGGTCCCGGGCGGCGCCGCCGTGCGGGCCGCGGGCGTCACGATGGTCAGCGTCGCCCCGACGCACCGCAGGCGCGGGGTGCTGGCGTCGATGATGCGGCGCCAGCTGGACGACGTACGGTCCTGGGGCGAGCCGCTCGCCGTGCTGACGGCATCGGAACCGGCGATCTACGGCCGCTTCGGCTACGGCATCGCGACCCATCAGATGCGGGCCGAGATCGACACGGCCCGGGTGCGCCTCGCGGTGCCGGACGGTACGGACGACGTACGGCTCCGGCTCGTCGACCCGCAGGCGCCGGACGTACGCGATGCCTGCGAGGCGCTCTACGCGCGCCGGGTGCCGACCCGGCCCGGGATGCTGGAGCGCCGGCCCGGCTGGGAGCGGCTGCCGCTGCTCCAGCCGGACGGCGGCGGCGGCAGGAGCACCTCGCCGCTGCAGTGCGTGCTCGCGCGGCGCGACGGCGAGGTCGTGGGATACGCGCGCTACTACAACCGGCCGGACTGGGACGCGGCCGGGCCGAAGGGCACGGTCGAGCTGCGCGATCTGGAGGCGCTCGACCCGGCGGCGTACGCGGCGCTGTGGCGGCACCTGTTCGACATCGATCTGACGTCGAGCGTGAAGACGTACAACAGGCCGGTGGACGACGCCTGGCTGCATCTCGTCTCCGACAACCGACGGTGCGCCGTGACGTCGCGGGACTCCCTCCACGTGCGCCTGGTCGAGGTCGGGGCGGCGCTCGAGGCCCGGACCTACCAGGCGCCGCTGGACCTGGTGCTCGACGTCGAGGACGCCTTCTGCCCCTGGAACGAGGGGCGGTGGCGGCTCACCGGCGACGCGAAGGGCGCGTCCTGCACCCGGACCACCGACTCGCCGGATGTCCGGTTGTCGGTGAGGGAGTTGGGGGCGGCCTACCTCGGTGGCGTGTCCCTCGCCTCGCTGGCCGCGGCGGGGCGCGTGCGGGAGCTGCGCCAGGGTGCCCTCGCGGAGGCCTCGCTCGGCTTCGCGTCCGTCGTCGCCCCCTGGCTGCCGCACGGTTTCTGA